The DNA sequence GTCAACGCTTTATATATAAAAACTGGCAGTTAACGGTATTCCACTACAACTCACTACTACTTCGTCGACGTTTGTTGTGTTTTCTTAAACTTCTCAACGAGAGACTTAAGTgcagtgttttaaattaaaaCCTAAAACAGTTGAATCAACTAGTCGGAAAGTTACCTTTAATATGATTCCTTCCTCATTCAGCATAGATTTTTTAACTCGGGACGATCGCTACCGATCTGAGAGGAGCGGGAATAGCAGTGCACGAAGCAGCACTTCTCCAGACCTTCAGTCATCTTCCTGTCAGAGCGAGTCGGAGGGCTCCTCCGGGGACAATGCCGAGTCCATAGCCGAGGTCCTGATGTCGCTGGACAAAACGATAAAGGTCGGGATGTCTGCAGATAAGTCCAGAGAGAAGCCGCCACACTCTTACATCGCCCTCATTTCTATGGCTATTTTAAGCGCTCCGGATAAAAAAATGCTGCTTAGCGACATCTACCAATATGTGATGGATAAGTTCCCGTTCTACAACAATAAGGAAAAGGCTTGGAGAAATAGTATTCGCCATAACTTATCCTTGAACGAGTGTTTTGTGAAGAATGGACGTGCTGACAATGGCAAGGGCAATTATTGGTCCATTCATTCTGCATGCTTGGAGGATTTTGCCCGCGGGGATTTCCGTCGTCGCCAGGCAAGAAGACGCGCTAGGAAGTGTATGAAGGAGCCCATGGACCGTCCCGTCAGAGCGGACTGTAGTTACAACCTGGGGTATGTTCCAATGACCCCATCCCCCATCGGCTACCATGG is a window from the Ostrea edulis chromosome 5, xbOstEdul1.1, whole genome shotgun sequence genome containing:
- the LOC130054709 gene encoding forkhead box protein F2-like, yielding MIPSSFSIDFLTRDDRYRSERSGNSSARSSTSPDLQSSSCQSESEGSSGDNAESIAEVLMSLDKTIKVGMSADKSREKPPHSYIALISMAILSAPDKKMLLSDIYQYVMDKFPFYNNKEKAWRNSIRHNLSLNECFVKNGRADNGKGNYWSIHSACLEDFARGDFRRRQARRRARKCMKEPMDRPVRADCSYNLGYVPMTPSPIGYHGYPHQVIYSQKNFNPIPAHSASQHMNQMSPPSGYFSSMHMCHPNPQSQSMLPSHVHPSVNYPQHCW